Proteins from one Hydrogenophaga sp. SL48 genomic window:
- a CDS encoding DUF3422 family protein: protein MEPNPYPLPAGDPQRELLHNEVHARPPARVHLPALVVFVAVFNEGVTREQECAHLSRLPGQQALTPEQLQGNFLRLRLPGYTLKWERHTEFTRYSLVQPLPDAAQLGSRDPELLSHIVLPPDWIAGIPGRTFAAIKLVMLHGDLQHPQETLALARTWLGEHTVVASLMGNNAHSMVVTDFMLRESGYERMLVVAPTDTTETRAGRISQRLLEIETYRLMALRGLPVAKQLGALLTRSEQQLADITAQMENKSATDQALLDALVSLAAGVERATAQHAYRFSATQAYDTLVGQRIAEIREQPIPGTQTIGEFMQRRLSPAIATVTATAQRLASLSERITRTSALLRTRVDIATEEQNQQLLAKLTKGQELQLRLQSTVEGLSIAAISYYVISLILYLGKAGKEAGLPIKPELLAGVMIPLVLWAVWRTTRKIHEKLHAGH, encoded by the coding sequence ATGGAACCCAACCCCTACCCGTTGCCCGCCGGTGACCCGCAGCGTGAGCTGCTGCACAACGAGGTGCATGCCCGCCCGCCCGCGCGGGTGCACCTGCCCGCCCTGGTGGTGTTTGTGGCGGTGTTCAACGAAGGGGTCACGCGCGAGCAGGAGTGTGCGCACCTGAGCCGACTGCCCGGACAGCAGGCACTCACACCCGAACAGCTGCAAGGCAACTTCCTGCGCCTGCGCCTGCCCGGCTACACGCTCAAGTGGGAGCGCCACACCGAGTTCACCCGGTATTCGCTGGTGCAGCCGCTGCCCGATGCCGCGCAGCTGGGCTCGCGCGATCCCGAGCTGCTCTCGCACATCGTGCTGCCGCCCGACTGGATCGCCGGCATTCCGGGGCGAACCTTCGCCGCCATCAAACTGGTCATGCTGCACGGCGACCTGCAACACCCGCAGGAGACCCTGGCGCTGGCGCGCACCTGGCTGGGCGAGCACACGGTGGTGGCCTCGCTCATGGGGAACAACGCCCATTCGATGGTGGTCACCGACTTCATGCTGCGCGAGTCGGGCTACGAGCGCATGCTGGTGGTGGCGCCGACCGACACCACCGAAACCCGGGCCGGCCGCATCTCGCAGCGCCTGCTGGAGATCGAGACCTACCGCCTCATGGCCTTGCGCGGGCTGCCGGTGGCCAAGCAGCTGGGCGCACTGCTGACTCGCTCCGAACAGCAGCTCGCCGACATCACCGCCCAGATGGAGAACAAGAGCGCCACCGACCAGGCCCTGCTCGACGCGCTGGTGTCGCTGGCCGCGGGCGTGGAGCGGGCCACCGCCCAACACGCCTATCGTTTCTCCGCCACGCAGGCCTACGACACGCTGGTGGGCCAGCGCATTGCGGAGATCCGGGAACAACCGATCCCGGGCACACAGACCATCGGCGAATTCATGCAGCGCCGGCTCTCGCCGGCCATCGCCACCGTCACCGCCACCGCGCAACGCCTGGCTTCATTGTCCGAGCGCATCACGCGCACCAGCGCCCTGCTGCGCACGCGGGTGGACATCGCCACCGAGGAGCAGAACCAGCAGCTGCTGGCCAAGCTCACCAAGGGGCAGGAGCTGCAGCTCAGGCTGCAAAGCACGGTGGAAGGCCTGTCGATCGCGGCGATCTCGTACTACGTGATCAGCCTGATCCTCTACCTGGGCAAGGCGGGCAAAGAAGCGGGCCTGCCCATCAAGCCCGAGTTGCTGGCCGGCGTCATGATCCCGCTGGTGCTGTGGGCGGTGTGGCGCACCACCAGGAAGATCCACGAGAAGCTGCACGCGGGGCATTGA
- a CDS encoding DUF4395 domain-containing protein, which yields MDRIFQFGETVEGYPIRVVNERTVRAAAGLLFFPAVVSFMNALLTANYQPTRLFVIVFLIDMALRMINPRWAPSMIVGGWIVRKQTPEWVGAPQKRFAWGLGLLLGGAMLYLMVFNRYMGPVNMLVCASCLTLMFFETAFGICLGCKLYNLFNKEQAQLCPGGVCEMPASKGFGMGLGQAAMLLLFVGAITLAKGWVDQTGAVQGGFDEMATLEEMGLKPTPGEASAAEAERCQVPAFAKAIGHEAQWKLHNGCT from the coding sequence ATGGATCGCATTTTTCAGTTCGGCGAAACCGTCGAGGGCTACCCCATCCGCGTGGTCAACGAGCGCACGGTGCGCGCCGCCGCCGGCCTGCTGTTTTTCCCGGCCGTGGTGTCGTTCATGAACGCGCTGCTGACCGCCAACTACCAGCCCACGCGCCTGTTCGTGATCGTGTTCCTGATCGACATGGCGCTGCGCATGATCAACCCGCGCTGGGCGCCGAGCATGATCGTCGGCGGCTGGATCGTGCGCAAACAGACGCCCGAATGGGTCGGCGCGCCGCAGAAGCGTTTTGCCTGGGGTCTGGGCCTGCTGCTGGGTGGCGCCATGCTCTACCTGATGGTGTTCAACCGCTACATGGGCCCGGTGAACATGCTGGTCTGCGCCAGCTGCCTCACGCTGATGTTCTTCGAGACCGCGTTCGGCATCTGCCTGGGCTGCAAGCTGTACAACCTGTTCAACAAGGAGCAGGCCCAGCTCTGCCCAGGCGGGGTGTGCGAGATGCCGGCCTCAAAGGGCTTCGGCATGGGCCTCGGGCAGGCTGCCATGCTGCTGCTGTTCGTGGGAGCGATCACCCTCGCCAAAGGCTGGGTGGACCAGACTGGCGCCGTGCAGGGCGGCTTTGACGAGATGGCCACGCTGGAGGAGATGGGCCTCAAGCCCACCCCGGGCGAAGCCAGCGCAGCCGAAGCCGAGCGCTGCCAGGTGCCCGCCTTTGCCAAGGCAATCGGGCACGAAGCGCAGTGGAAGCTGCACAACGGATGCACTTGA
- a CDS encoding class I SAM-dependent methyltransferase — MNQTNADPDQLPIVRDELDVLDDLAPLAEQRIIELGCGDARLARALLLRHVGSQVLGLEVDAVQHTKNVSSPQERLLFVAGSAEAVPFPDAVFDGAMMLKSLHHVPLDGMDAAVAEVARVVKPGGWFYVSEPIFGGALNEIVRLYNDENTVRRAAQAALDRALAAGTHWEAAGERRFAQPVHFKDRTDFEQRMLYPSFADHHITPALVARVRAAFEPHCGPDGAHFVRPMHVRLLRRKV; from the coding sequence ATGAATCAGACAAACGCCGATCCCGATCAATTGCCCATCGTGCGCGACGAACTCGATGTGCTGGACGACCTGGCGCCTTTGGCCGAGCAACGCATCATCGAACTGGGCTGCGGCGACGCCCGGCTGGCGCGCGCGTTGCTGCTGCGCCATGTGGGCAGCCAGGTGCTGGGGCTGGAGGTGGACGCCGTGCAGCACACCAAAAACGTTTCGAGTCCGCAGGAGCGGCTGTTGTTCGTGGCCGGCAGCGCCGAAGCCGTGCCGTTCCCCGACGCGGTCTTTGACGGCGCGATGATGCTCAAGAGCCTGCACCACGTGCCGCTCGACGGCATGGACGCAGCGGTGGCCGAGGTCGCGCGCGTGGTCAAACCCGGTGGCTGGTTCTACGTGAGCGAGCCGATCTTCGGCGGCGCGCTCAACGAGATCGTTCGCCTCTACAACGACGAGAACACCGTGCGACGGGCCGCGCAGGCCGCGCTGGACCGCGCGCTCGCCGCCGGCACCCACTGGGAGGCTGCGGGCGAGCGGCGTTTCGCGCAGCCCGTGCACTTCAAGGACCGGACCGACTTCGAGCAGCGCATGCTCTACCCCAGTTTCGCCGACCACCACATCACACCCGCGCTGGTTGCGCGTGTGCGCGCCGCGTTCGAGCCGCACTGCGGCCCCGACGGCGCCCACTTCGTGCGGCCCATGCATGTGCGGCTGCTGCGCCGCAAAGTTTGA
- a CDS encoding LysR substrate-binding domain-containing protein has translation MELRQLRYFVRIVELGSMSRAAADLDMVQSALSQQITRLEGELSTRLLHRTPRGVAPTEAGVAFFREAQLTLRHAEQAMRVAQQARLSGTVSVGLAPTTSAVLGLPLMQAMRERYPDVRLHMVESMSGHLTAMLNARQLDLAVLFDTRLHQTRQAGGGRRWGVMPLLEEDLFLVRRAAAPRLPAEIAIADLADEPLILPTGPHGLRSTLDTAFAGAGISPRVVLEVDSLAMVMAAVNAGLGSTLQPWAALGRYPDAAQRFQCARLTDAPARRVNLLCTLSDDELSPAALAARVVLLDCVRSLLSDGRWFGATALAAVPATHHTL, from the coding sequence ATGGAACTGCGGCAGTTGCGCTACTTCGTTCGCATCGTCGAGCTCGGCTCCATGAGCCGGGCGGCGGCGGACCTGGACATGGTGCAGTCCGCGCTCAGCCAGCAGATCACGCGGCTGGAGGGCGAGCTGTCCACGCGGCTCCTGCACCGCACGCCGCGCGGCGTGGCGCCCACCGAGGCGGGCGTGGCGTTCTTCCGGGAGGCGCAGCTCACCCTGCGCCATGCCGAGCAGGCCATGCGTGTCGCGCAGCAGGCGCGCCTGTCAGGCACCGTCAGCGTGGGGCTGGCGCCCACCACCTCGGCGGTGCTCGGGCTGCCGCTCATGCAGGCCATGCGAGAGCGTTACCCGGACGTGCGCCTGCACATGGTGGAGAGCATGTCGGGCCACCTCACCGCCATGCTCAACGCCCGCCAGCTCGACCTGGCGGTGCTGTTCGACACGCGCCTGCACCAGACCCGACAGGCTGGTGGCGGGCGACGCTGGGGCGTGATGCCGCTGCTGGAGGAAGACCTGTTCCTCGTGCGCCGCGCCGCCGCGCCGCGCCTGCCGGCCGAAATCGCCATCGCCGACCTGGCCGACGAGCCGCTGATCCTGCCCACCGGCCCGCACGGCCTGCGCAGCACGCTGGACACGGCGTTTGCCGGCGCCGGCATCTCCCCGCGCGTGGTGCTGGAGGTGGACTCGCTCGCCATGGTGATGGCCGCGGTGAATGCCGGACTGGGTTCCACGCTGCAGCCCTGGGCGGCCCTGGGCCGTTACCCGGACGCCGCACAGCGCTTCCAGTGCGCGCGCCTCACCGACGCCCCCGCGCGCCGCGTGAACCTGCTGTGCACCCTGTCGGACGACGAGTTGTCACCCGCCGCACTGGCCGCACGGGTGGTGCTGCTGGACTGCGTGCGCTCGCTGCTGAGCGACGGCCGGTGGTTCGGCGCCACCGCCCTCGCAGCCGTGCCTGCCACCCATCACACTTTGTGA
- the tcuA gene encoding FAD-dependent tricarballylate dehydrogenase TcuA — protein sequence MSTDPDVLVIGGGNAALCAALMAREAGASVLLLEAAPREWRGGNSAHTRNLRCMHDAPQDVLVDAYPEEEFWQDLLKVTGGKTNETLARLVIRASSNCRDWMRRHGVHFQPPLSGALHVARTNAFFMGGGKALVNAYFRSAEALGVQVRYDAPVDRIEMDSGRFVAAHVNGQRITAKACVLAAGGFESNRDWLREAWGQNQRGEWPSDNFLIRGTAFNQGVLLRHLLDDHSADRIGDPTQAHMVAIDARAPLYDGGICTRIDCVSLGVVVNRDGERFYDEGEDFWPKRYAIWGRLVAQQPGQIGYSIIDSKAIGRFMPPVFPGVKADSLPELAHKLGLDVDTFMRTLDGYNAACRVGTFDHTALDDCHTEGITPAKTHWARPIDTAPYYGYALRPGVTFTYLGLHTDDTAAVRFNNQPSSNLFVAGEMMAGNVLGQGYTAGVGMSIGTAFGRIAGTNAARAAQATRTTPTGAHHAHA from the coding sequence ATGTCAACGGACCCCGATGTTCTGGTGATCGGCGGCGGCAACGCCGCCCTGTGCGCCGCCTTGATGGCCCGCGAGGCCGGGGCCAGCGTGTTGCTGCTCGAAGCCGCGCCGCGCGAATGGCGCGGCGGCAACTCCGCCCACACCCGCAACCTGCGCTGCATGCACGACGCGCCGCAGGATGTGCTGGTCGATGCCTACCCCGAAGAAGAGTTCTGGCAGGACCTGCTGAAGGTCACCGGCGGCAAGACCAACGAGACGCTGGCCCGGCTGGTCATCCGCGCCTCGTCGAACTGCCGCGACTGGATGCGCCGCCACGGCGTGCATTTCCAGCCGCCGCTGTCGGGCGCGCTGCACGTGGCGCGCACCAACGCCTTCTTCATGGGCGGTGGCAAGGCGCTGGTGAACGCCTACTTCCGCAGCGCCGAGGCGCTGGGTGTGCAGGTGCGCTACGACGCGCCGGTGGACCGCATCGAGATGGACAGCGGTCGCTTCGTCGCCGCCCACGTGAACGGCCAGCGCATCACCGCCAAGGCCTGCGTGCTGGCCGCCGGTGGTTTTGAATCGAACCGCGACTGGCTGCGCGAGGCCTGGGGCCAGAACCAGCGCGGCGAATGGCCGTCGGACAACTTCCTGATCCGCGGCACGGCCTTCAACCAGGGCGTGTTGCTGCGCCACCTGCTCGACGACCACAGCGCCGACCGCATCGGCGATCCGACGCAGGCGCACATGGTGGCGATCGACGCGCGCGCGCCGCTGTACGACGGCGGCATCTGCACCCGCATCGACTGCGTGTCGCTGGGCGTGGTGGTGAACCGCGACGGCGAGCGCTTCTACGACGAGGGAGAGGATTTCTGGCCCAAGCGCTACGCCATCTGGGGCCGCCTGGTGGCGCAGCAGCCGGGGCAGATCGGCTACTCGATCATCGACAGCAAGGCCATCGGCCGCTTCATGCCGCCGGTGTTCCCGGGCGTGAAAGCCGACAGCCTGCCCGAGCTGGCGCACAAGCTCGGCCTGGATGTGGACACCTTCATGCGCACGCTGGACGGCTACAACGCCGCCTGCCGCGTGGGCACCTTTGACCACACCGCGCTGGACGACTGCCACACCGAAGGCATCACCCCGGCCAAGACCCACTGGGCGCGCCCCATCGACACCGCGCCCTATTACGGCTACGCGCTCAGGCCCGGCGTGACCTTCACCTACCTCGGCCTGCACACCGACGACACGGCCGCCGTGCGCTTCAACAACCAGCCCAGCAGCAACCTCTTCGTCGCCGGCGAAATGATGGCCGGCAACGTGCTGGGCCAGGGCTACACGGCGGGCGTGGGCATGAGCATCGGCACGGCGTTCGGCCGCATCGCCGGCACGAACGCTGCACGGGCCGCCCAGGCCACCCGCACCACCCCCACCGGAGCCCACCATGCACACGCTTGA
- the tcuB gene encoding tricarballylate utilization 4Fe-4S protein TcuB produces the protein MHTLEALSRDASALANGETVLSAPETEVARQMQICNACRYCEGFCAVFPAMTRRLEFGKADIHFLANLCHNCGACLHACQYAPPHEFAVNVPQAMAQVRGQTYVDYAWPPALGRLYQRQGLTLSLALTAGLALFLVLAVVLQGQGLGALWSAPGGDFYDLFPHNLLVGLFAPVFLFATLALALGVRRFWRDVTPATSGAPLSAPATAEAADAVMRLKYLDGGHGEGCHNEDDAYTLSRRRFHHLTFYGFMLCFAATSVATLYHYLLGQPAPYDLPSLPKLLGAVGGVSLALGTAGLWWLNLKRNPQHGDAAQKTMDRGFIALLFLTATSGLALWAARGTPALALTLCLHLGAVMALFATMPYGKFGHGIFRTAALLRHAVEKRLPNPVGLGAD, from the coding sequence ATGCACACGCTTGAAGCCCTCTCGCGCGACGCCAGCGCCCTGGCCAACGGAGAGACCGTGCTGTCCGCCCCCGAAACCGAAGTGGCGCGCCAGATGCAGATCTGCAACGCCTGCCGCTACTGCGAAGGCTTCTGCGCCGTGTTCCCGGCCATGACGCGCCGGCTCGAATTCGGCAAGGCCGACATCCACTTCCTGGCCAACCTCTGCCACAACTGCGGCGCCTGCCTGCACGCCTGCCAGTACGCCCCGCCGCACGAATTCGCGGTCAACGTGCCGCAGGCCATGGCCCAGGTGCGCGGCCAGACCTATGTGGATTACGCCTGGCCGCCGGCGCTGGGCCGGCTCTACCAGCGCCAGGGGCTCACGCTGTCGCTGGCGCTGACTGCCGGCCTCGCGCTGTTCCTGGTGCTGGCCGTGGTGCTCCAGGGGCAAGGCTTGGGCGCGCTGTGGAGCGCGCCGGGTGGCGACTTCTACGACCTCTTTCCGCACAACCTGCTGGTCGGGCTGTTCGCGCCGGTGTTCCTGTTTGCCACGCTGGCGCTGGCCCTGGGCGTGCGCCGCTTCTGGCGCGATGTGACACCCGCCACCAGCGGCGCGCCGCTGTCGGCCCCCGCCACGGCCGAGGCGGCCGATGCCGTGATGCGCCTGAAGTACCTGGACGGGGGTCACGGCGAGGGCTGCCACAACGAAGACGACGCCTACACGCTCTCGCGCAGGCGCTTCCACCACCTCACGTTCTACGGCTTCATGCTGTGTTTCGCCGCCACCAGCGTGGCCACGCTCTACCACTACCTGCTGGGCCAGCCCGCGCCCTACGACCTGCCCAGCCTGCCCAAGCTGCTGGGCGCGGTGGGCGGCGTGAGCCTGGCGCTGGGCACGGCAGGCCTGTGGTGGCTGAACCTGAAACGCAACCCACAACACGGCGACGCCGCGCAAAAAACCATGGACCGCGGCTTCATCGCCCTGCTGTTCCTCACCGCCACCAGCGGCCTGGCCCTGTGGGCGGCGCGCGGCACACCGGCCCTGGCGCTGACCCTGTGCCTGCACCTGGGCGCGGTGATGGCGCTGTTCGCCACCATGCCCTACGGCAAGTTCGGCCACGGCATCTTCCGCACCGCCGCGCTGCTGCGCCACGCGGTGGAAAAGCGCTTGCCCAACCCGGTCGGTCTGGGCGCCGATTGA
- a CDS encoding Bug family tripartite tricarboxylate transporter substrate binding protein: MQKRHVLRATALALSTLWLGGLTHAQAQALDFPPKKPVTLVVGFAAGGAADAAARLIAKKLGENIGQTVIVENKGGAGGNIAHQFVSKAAPDGSVLLFGSVGPLTIAPHLMKLPYDPFVDLTPISGGVYFPNVLVVHKGVGVKTLAEFVQLEKKKPGSVDFASTGAGSASHLAGELFNQRAGINMVHVPYKGGAPALQDLLGERIASYFSAPPTAMPHIESGKLVPLATTGLTRPAYLPNIPTVAEAGYPGFEALNWYAFVAPGKTPVPLLDRWNQEIVKALNDAGVKDALTHHGLTPQPTTRAEFAAFMKKESAQWAAIVKERKITAD, encoded by the coding sequence ATGCAAAAACGACACGTCCTTCGCGCCACCGCGCTCGCCCTTTCCACCCTGTGGCTGGGGGGGCTGACACATGCCCAAGCCCAGGCGCTGGACTTCCCGCCCAAAAAGCCCGTCACCCTGGTGGTCGGTTTCGCGGCCGGCGGCGCGGCCGACGCGGCCGCGCGCCTGATCGCCAAGAAGCTGGGCGAGAACATCGGCCAGACGGTGATCGTGGAGAACAAGGGCGGCGCGGGCGGCAACATCGCGCACCAGTTCGTCTCCAAAGCGGCGCCCGACGGCTCGGTGCTGCTGTTCGGGTCCGTGGGCCCGCTCACCATCGCGCCGCACCTGATGAAGCTGCCCTACGACCCCTTTGTGGACCTCACCCCCATCTCGGGCGGTGTGTACTTTCCCAACGTGCTCGTGGTGCACAAGGGCGTGGGCGTGAAGACGCTGGCCGAGTTCGTGCAGCTGGAGAAGAAAAAGCCCGGCAGCGTGGACTTCGCTTCCACCGGGGCGGGCTCGGCCTCGCACCTGGCGGGCGAGCTGTTCAACCAGCGCGCGGGTATCAACATGGTCCACGTGCCCTACAAGGGCGGCGCGCCCGCGCTGCAAGACCTGCTGGGCGAGCGCATCGCCTCGTACTTCTCGGCCCCGCCCACGGCCATGCCGCACATCGAGAGCGGCAAGCTCGTGCCGCTCGCCACCACCGGTCTCACGCGCCCGGCCTACCTGCCCAACATCCCCACCGTGGCCGAGGCCGGCTACCCCGGCTTTGAGGCGCTCAACTGGTACGCCTTCGTGGCGCCGGGCAAAACCCCTGTGCCGCTGCTGGACCGCTGGAACCAGGAGATCGTGAAGGCGCTGAACGACGCAGGTGTGAAGGACGCGCTGACCCACCACGGACTGACCCCGCAGCCCACCACGCGCGCCGAGTTCGCGGCGTTCATGAAGAAGGAATCCGCCCAGTGGGCGGCCATCGTCAAGGAGCGCAAGATCACGGCCGATTGA